A window from Hemibagrus wyckioides isolate EC202008001 linkage group LG19, SWU_Hwy_1.0, whole genome shotgun sequence encodes these proteins:
- the ankrd16 gene encoding ankyrin repeat domain-containing protein 16 — MADENTFKLLIKLTQDGQLCKLKKQIEETSEIKQSLNAHFGKSGDTLLHYAARHGHLDIVKYFVEDLNMDIELHNNDYKRALHEASSMSHEQCVRYLIDKGAKTDCLKKADWTPLMMACTRHNLEVIQMLLDHGADPTLQNKDGWNSFHIACREGDPAVIEHLLYASPDVWRTESKTRRTPLHTAALHGCLEVVKILLERCDYKPDEKDSCGVTPFMDAVRNGHLSVAKLLLEEHKACPTAKDILGAQPIHQASVTAQEEALRFLVHELNIDVNVRATALELTALHYAAKEGHTNTIKTLLQLGADLHARDKKGRSALHMACIGQHAITARTLLQLGLTDTEDSAGTTARQHAKKPDITRVFETPEEPEP; from the exons atggctgACGAAAACACATTTAAACTCTTAATCAAGTTGACTCAGGACGGGCAGCTGTGCAAGCTTAAAAAGCAAATAGAGGAAACGAGCGAAATTAAACAGTCTTTAAATGCACATTTTGGGAAATCTGGAGACACTCTGTTGCATTATGCTGCCCGGCATGGACATTTAGATATTGTGAAGTATTTTGTTGAGGACTTGAACATGGACATCGAGCTGCACAATAATGATTATAAGCGAGCTTTACACGAAGCTTCTTCCATGAGTCACGAGCAGTGTGTTCGCTATCTTATCGATAAAGGAGCAAAAACCGACTGTTTAAAGAAGGCAGACTG GACTCCCCTTATGATGGCCTGCACACGCCATAACCTTGAAGTTATCCAGATGCTTCTGGACCATGGCGCTGACCCGACTCTGCAGAATAAAGATGGCTGGAACTCGTTCCACATTGCATGTCGAGAAGGCGATCCAGCCGTGATTGAGCATCTTCTGTATGCCAGCCCGGACGTGTGGAGGACAGAGAGCAAGACACGCCGGACTCCTCTACATACCGCCG CTCTTCATGGATGTCTAGAAGTTGTCAAGATTCTTCTTGAGAG ATGTGATTATAAGCCTGATGAGAAGGACAGCTGTGGAGTTACGCCATTCATGGACGCTGTGAGAAATGGACATCTGAGTGTAGCCAAGCTGCTGCTGGAGGAACACAAA GCCTGTCCAACTGCTAAAGATATTCTGGGAGCGCAGCCAATACACCAGGCCTCTGTAACAGCCCAGGAAGAGGCACTGCGTTTCCTCGTACATGAGCTTAACATTGACGTGAACGTGAGAGCCACAGCATTGGAGCTTACAGCTCTTCATTACGCTGCTAAG GAAGGACACACCAACACCATTAAAACCCTGCTGCAGTTAGGGGCTGATCTTCATGCCAGGGATAAGAAAGGGCGGTCAG CTTTACACATGGCGTGCATCGGCCAGCATGCGATCACAGCGAGGACACTGTTGCAGCTCGGActcacagacacagaggacagcGCGGGAACTACAGCTAGACAACATGCCAAGAAACCAGATATCACCAGAGTATTTGAGACGCCTGAGGAGCCAGAGCCTTAA